A genomic region of Cryptococcus gattii WM276 chromosome F, complete sequence contains the following coding sequences:
- a CDS encoding Hypothetical Protein (Similar to TIGR gene model, INSD accession AAW46861.1) produces the protein MTMSSAQTVSSITSESPPQSALWSTLTSAVSLPYKIYNGTRVFFQECKILFDMKEPYFILHTELSTEMASIRLAGELCTDNPCIQYYHFPRNLYPERNKHHFLRFMLEDGTTLERNEYCKAWAVTKQAVIFLEGIQVSLKAWENPAEPKYEGETLRVGAMLKKWKAYLAELTFSMHTLRIWEIEHRVPEKWAAMPAYDYDNPHIFPFKTINSAGEKETRRLTPLFIPLSKHVIKLHEEGFDEEWFDLWDRLKPDPEKFAPYHLPLDRPWPYKDIGLRKKTGEIRE, from the exons ATGACAATGTCTTCTGCACAAACAGTGTCGTCAATCACAAGCGAATCTCCCCCTCAATCTGCTCTCTGGTCAACTCTCACCTCTGCTGTCAGCCTCCCTTACAAGATATACAACGGCACTCGCGTCTTTTTCCAAGAGTGTAAAATATTGTTCGACATGAAAGAACCATACTTTATCTTACATACCGAGCTTTCGACCGAAATGGCCAGCATCAGATTGGCTGGCGAGTTGTGTACCGACAATCCTTGTATACAATATTATCATTTTCCCCGCAATCTATACCCTGAACGCAACAAGCACCATTTTTTGCGTTTCATGTTGGAGGACGGAACAACA TTGGAGCGGAATGAGTACTGCAAGGCTTGGGCGGTGACGAAGCAGGCTGTGATCTTCTTGGAGGGGATCCAAGTCTCTCTGAAGGCATGGGAAAATCCAGCAGAGCCCAAGTATGAGGGTGAAACACTCAGAGTGGGTGCGATGTTGAAAAAG TGGAAAGCATATCTTG CTGAATTAACGTTTTCGATGCATACTCTCAGGATTTGGGAGATTGAACATCGTGTTCCCGAGAAATGGGCTGCGATGCCTGCGTATGATTACGACAATCCCCATATTTTCCCATTCAAAACGATAAACAGTGCTGGGGAAAAAGAAACCCGTCGCCTGACACCCTTATTCATCCCTCTCTCGAAGCATGTTATAAAGCTTCACGAGGAAGGATTTGATGAAGAATGGTTTGATCTCTGGGATAGGTTAAAACCGGATCCAGAGAAATTTGCGCCATATCATCTACCTTTGGATAGGCCTTGGCCATATAAGGATATTGGTCTGAGAAAGAAGACGGGTGAGATTCGAGAATGA
- a CDS encoding Hypothetical protein (Similar to TIGR gene model, INSD accession AAW44168.1; CNF00480) — translation MAYRTLTHSFSRSLVTPARFPYRSLSTSRRRNDILSELEEKLHPRELVERKKKLMEEKYGEKLKKAAEKEGVQDIEELKKKVLQPKIDAAKEAARFTEEKIKAEKQLKEDPVEKKVVAERKMKEKREPLSSIINLPLIHLTPHDTNAISQIWNAYHTSHPTLSNSFLSASLPASTYASMIALAKQNPFFVIPLPRLSEAPVEAANHPEMKTDEYEMFYLQWLFHPTPTASSPPSSEANPGPLPLTTSAIFTPLEEFKKSGEWAQPYLVLTHYPDLAQTHSLILMRGEISPASASGPPGSLANPGFLLSQQQAQLLALALQRFYCTDIAMPGESAKQQEERLKRRDALRGFRERPEEWDWMGLVEMAYGGLV, via the exons ATGGCATACAGAACACTTACCCACTCTTTCTCCCGCTCGCTTGTTACTCCAGCTCGTTTCCCTTATCGATCGCTCTCCACCTCTCGTCGCCGAAATGATATCCTCTCCGAGCTCGAAGAGAAGCTCCACCCTCGAGAGTTAGTtgagagaaaaaagaagttgatggaagagaaatATGGTGAAAAGTTGAAAAAGGCTGCTGAGAA GGAAGGCGTTCAGGATATTGAAGAGCTTAAAAAGAAGGTCCTTCAACCCAAGATTGATGCTGCCAAGGAAGCTGCCAGGTTTACGGAGGAGAAGATCAAGGCTGAAAAGCAGCTCAAGGAGGATCCggtggagaagaaagtAGTAGCTGAGCgaaagatgaaggaaaagagggaa CCCCTGTCGTCTATCATCAATCTCCCTCTTATCCACCTTACCCCCCACGACACCAATGCCATCTCCCAAATCTGGAATGCCTACCACACCTCCCACCCTACCCTCTCCAACTCATTCCTCTCCGCATCCCTCCCTGCTTCTACATACGCTTCCATGATTGCTCTCGCCAAACAAAACCCTTTCTTCGTCATCCCCCTTCCTCGATTATCAGAAGCTCCAGTCGAAGCTGCCAATCACCCTGAGATGAAGACAGACGAATATGAAATGTTCTACCTTCAATGGCTCTTCCACCCGACCCCTACCGcctcttcccctccttcttccGAGGCCAACCCTGGACCCTTACCTTTAACCACCTCCGCCATCTTCACTCCTCTCGAAGAATTCAAAAAGTCTGGCGAATGGGCTCAACCTTACCTCGTCTTGACTCATTACCCCGACCTCGCCCAGACCCActccctcatcctcatgCGAGGTGAAATCTCCCCGGCCTCCGCTTCCGGCCCTCCTGGAAGTCTCGCCAACCCTGGTTTCTTGCTTTCCCAGCAGCAAGCCCAGTTGTTGGCTTTGGCCTTGCAGAGGTTTTACTGCACTGATATTGCCATGCCAGGGGAGTCAGCCAAGCAGCAGGAGGAGAGACTGAAAAGGCGAGATGCATTGAGAGGGTTTAGGGAAAGGCCTGAAGAATGGGACTGGATGGGTTTGGTGGAGATGGCGTATGGGGGTTTGGTGTAA
- a CDS encoding Septin ring protein, putative (Similar to TIGR gene model, INSD accession AAW44004.1), giving the protein MCQRNNIAPTVQSSPCFLPSSPYSCSFPTHTHFPPATMADSYYENQTHSPSPNGEQHSNGETYPSARIASPDGGGVSPNGYPADGGVESTPAAAAPARKKLSSWVGFSNLPNQVHRRSVRRGFQFVTMVVGESGLGKSTLINTLFETKLYQPKQIPTPGADRGKTVQIESISADIEENGVRLKLTVVDTPGFGEFVNNEESWKPIVDNIEARFDAFLEQENRVNRSKLLDNRVHACLYFIQPTGHSLKAIDIEFMRRLHNKVNLIPIIAKADTLTDDEIIAFKQRILADIAHYGIQIFQPFQYENDDEETIQEIEEITSKVPFAVVGADSIVQSPDGRQVRGRSYPWGVIEVDNEDHCDFVKLRQMLVRTHMEELREHTNDVLYENYRTEKLRAMGVQQDETVFKETNPAAKQAEERALHEAKLAKMEAEMKIVFQQKVQEKEQKLKQSEEELYARHREMKDALEKQKQDLEDKRRRIESGRPLTPEKGSIQQKKRFGLGK; this is encoded by the exons ATGTGCCAAAGAAACAACATCGCACCTACAGTACAGTCATCGCCCTGCTTCCTTCCTAGCTCACCGTACTCGTGTTCCTTTCCTACCCACACTCATTTTCCACCCGCAACAATGGCCGACTCTTACTATGAGAACCAGACTCACTCACCATCTCCCAACGGAGAACAACACTCAAATGGCGAGACTTACCCCTCGGCGAGGATAGCTTCTCCTGACGGAGGTGGTGTTTCTCCCAATGGATACCCTGCAGATGGAGGAGTGGAGAGTACACCAGCGGCCGCTGCTCCTGCGAGAAAGAAGCTTTCTAGCTGGGTTGGATTTAGCAACTTGCCGAACCAAGTCCATCGACGGAGTGTGAG GCGGGGTTTCCAATTCGTGACCATGGTAGTCG GTGAATCCGGTCTTGGTAAATCTACACTCATTAACACTCTTTTCGAGACGAAACTCTATCAGCCCAAGCAGATCCCTACGCCAGGTGCGGACAGGGGAAAGACCGTTCAGATTGAAAGCATCTCTGCTG ATATTGAGGAAAATGGTGTGAGACTCAAGTTGACTGTGGTGGATACCCCTGGTTTCGGTGAATTTGTGAACAATGAAGAAAG CTGGAAACCCATCGTCGACAATATTGAAGCCCGTTTCGACGCTTTCCTCGAGCAAGAGAACCGGGTTAACCGTTCGAAGCTCCTTGACAACCGTGTTCATGCTTGTCTTTATTTCATCCAGCCTACTGGCCACTC TCTTAAAGCCATCGATATCGAATTTATGAGGCGATTGCATAACAAGGTTAACCTCATTCCCATCATCGCCAAGGCCGACACTCTGACCGACGATGAGATTATTGCTTTCAAGCAAAGA ATTCTCGCTGACATTGCGCATTACGGCATCCAAATCTTCCAACCCTTCCAGTACGAAAACGACGATGAGGAGACTATTCAGGAGATCGAAGAAATAACC AGCAAGGTGCCTTTTGCCGTTGTTGGCGCCGACTCTATCGTTCAGTCTCCAGATGGTCGACAAGTGCGGGGTCGGTCATACCCCTGGGGTGTCATCGAAGTTGACAATGAGGACCATTGTGACTTTGTCAAGCTTCGTCAGATGCTTGTCAGGACCCACATGGAGGAACTGCGGGAACATACTAATGATGTGCTGTATGAGAATTACCGAACTGAAAAGCTTAGGGCGATGGGTGTTCAGCAAGATGAGACCGTGTTCAAGGAGACTAA CCCGGCAGCCAAACAAGCCGAAGAACGCGCCCTTCACGAGGCTAAGTTAGCTAAAATGGAAGCTGAAATGAAGATTGTCTTCCAACAAAAAGTCCAAGAAAAGGAACAAAAGCTGAAACAATCTGAAGAGGAGCTTTACGCTCGTCATCgggagatgaaggatgCTCTGGAGAAGCAGAAGCAAGACTTGGAAGAcaagaggagaaggattGAGAGCGGCCGGCCTCTGACACCTGAAAAGGGATCT ATTCAGCAAAAGAAGCGATTTGGTCTCGGCAAATAA
- a CDS encoding Hypothetical protein (Similar to TIGR gene model, INSD accession AAW44169.1; CNF00470): MILDIPTQFPSLQPSTLYSFSPYPLSPRRHLNHTLLHPPKDPLEPQHQAGPSSSSVRGVAYCKEKDEANKFMKRAERRVLMGNNPAGMMLGREDEEVTLEEDVLEDEQMNINMFGHRFLLPFGRRQTQMEMDSAPSPSPSEPDHDHRQEDNSMAMPANTLPDEDDDEEHGQDLDASIEDMDDSDEYDDHGDGAESMEVRDLDGDMEGMDEE, from the exons ATGATACTAGATATACCAACGCAATTCCCTTCTCTACAACCGAGCACTCTgtactccttctctccgTACCCCCTTTCGCCGCGCAGACACCTCAATCATACCCTCTTGCACCCTCCGAAGGATCCTCTTGAGCCTCAACACCAAGCTGGACCGAGCTCATCTTCTGTTCGTGGTGTGGCCTATTgcaaagaaaaagatgaagCCAACAAATTTATGAAACGAGCTGAAAGACGAGTTTTGATGGGTAATAATCCTGCGGGAATGATGCTGGGAcgagaagatgaggaagtTACACTGGAAGAGGACGTACTGGAGGATGAGCAG ATGAACATTAACATGTTTGGTCATCGGTTCCTACTACCCTTCGGGAGACGACAGACACAAATGGAAATGGACTCTGCTCCT TCACCATCTCCTTCAGAACCAGATCATGACCATCGCCAAGAAGATAACTCCATGGCTATGCCCGCGAATACTTTACCAGATGAAGACGACGACGAGGAACATGGTCAAGATCTCGATGCCAGTATAGAGGATATGGATGACAGCGACGAATATGACGATCACGGTGACGGTGCAGAAAGTATGGAAGTCAGAGATCTGGATGGTGATATGGAAGGTATGGATGAGGAATAG
- a CDS encoding uncharacterized protein (Similar to TIGR gene model, INSD accession AAW44167.1) produces MRLTHDHLNPLKERELELRGLQIPVIENLASHQGTYDTLNLNENSITVLGNIPNSPRLQAIHAANNQISSISPSLPPNIPNLVTLILTDNAISSLASLIPLETLTSLRHLSLRGNPVTQQEHYKEFVVWKGNLHTLDFERIKDSVRESARKLLTDPLTSLPNSLAHQLSIPTTSNVPGSTLSTKTLPSSGAQKGPGAKGRLMTPDEKRRVVEALTRAQTADEVRKLERMLADGLVPEGGVDEAVEGAVEVNGS; encoded by the exons ATGAGACTCACTCACGAT CATTTGAATCCAttgaaggaaagagaatTGGAGCTTAGGG GACTTCAAATACCCGTTATTGAAAACTTGGCATCTCATCAAGGCACATACGACACTCTCAACCTTAACGAAAACTCCATTACCGTTCTCGGTAACATTCCCAATT CACCCCGATTGCAAGCTATACATGCTGCTAATAACCAAATATCGTCGATCAGCCCCTCATTACCTCCTAAT ATCCCCAATCTTGTAACCCTCA TTCTCACCGATAATGCTATATCATCCCTTGCCTCCCTTATTCCTCTCGAAACATTGACATCTTTACGGCATCTCTCCCTCAGAGGAAATCCTGTAACTCAACAAGAACACTACAAGGAGTTTGTTGTTTGGAAG GGAAACCTTCATACCCTTGATTTCGAGCGTATCAAAGACTCAGTCCGTGAATCCGCCAGAAAACTCCTCACGGATCCCCTTACCTCTCTCCCCAACTCCCTTGCCCACCAGCTTTCAATTCCCACAACATCCAACGTTCCTGGCTCTACTTTGAGTACCAAGACTCTTCCTTCAAGTGGCGCGCAAAAGGGACCAGGTGCAAAGGGAAGGTTAATGACACCCgatgagaagaggagggtTGTGGAGGCGCTTACTAGAGCGCAAACGGCAGATGAAGTGAGGAAGTTGGAGAGAATGCTCGCAGATGGATTGGTACCAGAGGGTGGTGTGGATGAGGCTGTTGAGGGTGCCGTCGAGGTGAATGGATCATAG
- a CDS encoding uncharacterized protein (Similar to TIGR gene model, INSD accession AAW44358.1) gives MPSLNHPFIPSITALFSLVLFLSTHALAVRQLTVSNKCSSSIYVAVGGKGGALTTIGGAAQPAGWKQAPGDYRNNGRIWARTGCTLNGDTLDCVVGGCSGNTIKRQVFLVWAIPFKFTIDVNHMDSYDISIVDGYNLPMEITSSDPSCAKGSCGTETDILTQCDPSLVYPKNSDKIYSCNSACENLIQSP, from the exons ATGCCGTCCCTCAATCATCCTTTTATCCCCTCCATCACCGCACTCTTCTCCTTAGTCCTTTTCCTCTCAACACATGCTCTGGCGGTCCGTCAACTGACCGTGTCGAACAAATGTTCTTCGTCTATTTATGTTGCCGTGGGTGGGAAGGGTGGGGCGTTGACTACGATTGGTGGGGCTGCTCAGCCTGCCGGGTGGAAGCAGGCTCCTGGAGATTATA GGAATAATGGAAGGATATGGGCGAGAACAGGGTGTACGTTGAATGGGGATACTTTGGACTGTGTGGTTGGAGGCTGTTCAGGGAACACCATAAAGCGGCAGGTTTTTCTTGTTTGGGCTATACCGTTCA AGTTCACTATTGATGTAAATCACATGGACTCATACGACA TCTCCATAGTTGACGGGTACAATCTTCCTATGGAGATTACTTCCTCAGACCCGTCATGTGCAAAGGGATCATGTGGTACCGAAACTGATATTCTTACCCAATGTGATCCTAGCTTGGTGTACCCAAAGAACTCTGATAAGATCT ACAGTTGTAATTCTGCTTGCGAAAATCTGATCCAGTCTCCGTAA